A window of Phaseolus vulgaris cultivar G19833 chromosome 4, P. vulgaris v2.0, whole genome shotgun sequence genomic DNA:
AATTTAACTAAACAAGATGTGCAGATTACCTTGTATATAAGCTAATGGCTGAATATTTTTGTCATATGAATTTGTAACTCTTGAAGGTTTCTTCCTTTTTGATTCATGGTTTCCTTTGTTGCATTGCTTACAGGGATGAGAAAGGACTCTTTTATGCGTTGGACCTTGGTGGCACAAACTTCAGAACCCTTCGTGTGCAATTAGGTGGGAAGGAGAAAGGTGTTGTGAACCTAGAGTCTGAAGAAGTTTCCATTCCTCCACATTTGATGACTGGTTGTTCACATGTAAGTCTGTTTGGAGAGATTCCATCAGAGTAATGAGCCTAACTACTCTCTCTAATATGTTCATTATGGGTTTGCAGGAACTGTTTGATTTTATAGCAGCTAAACTTGCAAAGTTTGTTAGTTCTGAGCCTGAAGAGTTTCACCCTGCCCCTGGTAAACAAAGGGAACTGGGTTTTACCTTCTCTTTTCCGGTGAGGCAAACATCAATTTCATCTGGAACTCTAATAAAGTGGACCAAGGGTTTCAACATTGAGGATGCGGTAATTCTAGTTACCTTGATTTTGTTATATTCAATTCTATCTTCCTTTCCTTGTCATTCTTTCTATTGTCATTTCATTTGTTTTGAGCATGATTGTGGTGCATAATCCAGATACATGCATGAGTATAATGTATCATACTTACTGACTCTTTTCAAATGGAGAATCCCTATTGgttttctcttcatctctcAGCTACTCTTTAATTGAGCAGGCTTCTGATGGTTACTCTTGTATTGATTCTGTTTGTGTTGTTTGTAGGTTGGAGAAGATGTGGTGGGTGAACTAACCAAATCCTTAGAAAAAATTGGTCTGGATATGCGTGTTGCAGCTCTAGTGAGTCTCACTTTGCTTTTTTTATAGCTTGTTTTCTTTCTCCTCTTAAGTCTGGTTTTGAAGAACAATTTTCATTTTCCATATGGCAGAAAATTTAGATTAAGTTTTGTAGTTTCATATATTGTGTTTAGTTAATGTCTTAAACTGGAGACAAAACCTAACTTGGAGATGTGAAGGTTAATGACACAGTTGGAACAGTAGCTAGAGCAAGATTCAGCAATCAGGATGTCATTGCTGGAGTTATTCTTGGTACCGGAACAAATGCAGCATATGTGGAGTCTGCACATGCAATTCCAAAATGGCAAGGTCTTCTACCAAAATCAGGAGAGATGGTAAATAGTTCATCTGAACACTTATTTTCTTGTGTGATACAAACTGTGTTTACTGTGATTCCATTAGGCAGGTAATGATTAACCGTGTATCAAAGCTTGCTGATTAATTATTGATTCTATAGGTTATAAACATGGAGTGGGGTAATTTCCATTCCTCCCATCTTCCTCTAACTCAATATGATAAAGATCTAGATTCAGAGAGCTTAAACCCTGGAGAACAGGTAATGATTATTTATCTATCACTGGTTTAAATGAACAGTGTGCATTTATAATACCCTTCCAATCTTGTTTGCAGATTTTTGAGAAGATAATTTCTGGTATGTATTTGGGTGACATTGTAAGGAGAGTTTTGTTGAAGATGGCTGAAGAAGCTGACTTCTTTGGAGATACTGTTCCTCCAAAATTGAAAATTCCTTTGATACTTAGGTATGATAATTTGTGCATTCAAACGTTCACTAATTTTCTTGAATTATACTTGCTAGTTTTCCATTTGGCcttattttagaaatttcttGTATTTCTACCTTGCCAACAATGATTCAGAAACTTTGTCTTCATATTTAATTGGTTGAATTATTAATTTGAGCAAGCTAAAATGCATGTTTTGTTCCAATTTCTTCGCATGTTCCATCTTAGTATCATATaccatatatttaatttaaaagacTGATGAATCCACCTTTTCCCACTTCTATATCATTTTTCACCATTGGCATGTGGTCATCATTATATCACTACAAACTTTGAAGAAATATGAGTGAATCATAAGAAAGCATTTTTATGTTTGAATTATTTATGTACTTTACATTGTTGTCCAAAAGTCCAATGAAAAAATTTGTGAAGAGTGGAAGGCAAATTGTGGCCTctcctttcatttttttatcttacCAAGCAAGGTGTCAAGAGTTTTGATTGTTCATTTTATTGCCTCCTGATTTTAGTCTTCTCTTTAAGGATTAAACAATGCAAAAAATTGGTAGGGAACATAAGTGGGAAAATCTTCTCATAgagtttttttctctttttttgtgGGATGAACAGGACACCTGACATGTCTGCAATACATCATGATGCATCTTCAGATCTGAATGTGGTTGGAACCAAATTGAAGGACATATTAGAGGTAAGGACATGCTTCACTGACAATATGGAATATAAATATGCTTCTTTGTTCTCACATTTATACCATGTTAACTGTTTTCCATTAGTTAGACATAAAGATAGGAAATTTTGGTGAATCTGTTGTTGTTTGTGGTCTTTCATATTCAACATAAACAAATTGATCCACTTTCTGTTAAGGATACTTAACAAATATAGGTTGGTTGGTATTGCTCCTTCTGGGAAAGAAAGTGATCATAGATTTTCTCACTGTTTTTCTTTGTCAGATCAATAACACATCCCTTAAAATGAGGAAGCTTGTTGTTGAACTCTGTGATATTGTTGCTACTCGCGGAGCCCGGCTTTCTGCTGCAGGTATCTTTGGCATCCTCAAGAAAATAGGAAGAGACACAGTAAAGGCTGAGGAGAAACAGAAACAGAAATCAGTAATAGCATTGGATGGAGGATTGTTTGAACACTATACTGAATTCAGAAGTTCCTTGGAGAGTACACTAAAGGAGTTGTTGGGAGATGAGGCTTCTGATTCAGTTGGCATTGAGCATTCTAATGATGGCTCAGGAATTGGAGCAGCCCTCTTGGCAGCTTGTAACTCTCAGTATTTGGGAGTGCAAGACTTCTGAAGATGTGGTTTAAGCCAAGGAAAACCAGTGTAACActagtttcaatttttttttacaccTAATAGATCAACGGAATGAAGCCAAAAAGCCTAGTTACTAGTCCTAGGGACCTTTCAACAGAAGGGTGGACTTAGTCCAGAATTTGTAGGGCTCTGTGTTCTTGCTGCTTCTTGGATAATTACTGGGGCATTGTTTTGGTTAGGAGTTTGTCTCTGTCACATCAATGAATAATAGGAGAGATATAAACTTTGAGTTTTCATGTTTTCCCAATGTAACGTTTTCAACAGAAGTAAACTAGGATTATTGATTGAATTCAAAGCTTTTCTGAGTTATCAATGAAGAGTTGAGTTGGCTTTGTTTCATTATATTTTGGTTATCATATCAGAATTCAGCAAAGCTGATTATTTTAAGAGTTTTGATCACTTCCAGAACTCCCTCTATGTTTGTTTTGACAAAAATAACTCAAAAAAAGGAGGATCAAAGGTAGTCATTAtaacattaaaatttaaattaacttcTGTTCAGTGAAAGGGTGTACAAAGTGAGAAAATAATATTGTATTGATCactacaataaatttaattaaaagtaaaagtaagcattttttttctttgcataGTTTTTAGCggaatcaaagcaataaaacacttttagttgttttaaaagttaaatcattttaaatataaataaaccatataaaaaaaattaaaattacaattaagaTAAACGGATTACATTACATGCTTATAGAATTTATTTATCGgttatacttttatatatatatatatatatatatatatgcttttATTTGTATAAAGAAATTCCCCGAACATGATTCTTTTGTgtgaataatttaaaagaaatacacTTGTAATGAGCTATGTGCAAATATGCATTGTGATGAAATGCTACATTGATCCAGCCAAATATTTGGTTCAAGGTTCAGAACAAAAGCATGTTAAACCTTGTTCTTACTCAGTTATACACATAATAACCACACAGGTAGAAAATGAGGGATAGATCAACCACAAACAATTACAATTCCTGCAGCTTTAGATTTCTAAATAAGTTATACTTGCTAGTTGCTCCTCTGTAAGGAGGAGAAACAAGGAAGAGTGGAAGAGAAACACAGGCAAGGAATTTATTGATAAACAGTATGGAATTGAGTAAAATAGATGAATAACCGCAACACTGCGAAAACTAAACCGACAATACAAAAATCTgtaatttcatttaaatatttcaGTCTCAAAAAAGCTAGCATGGTAGAACCTGCATATTCAAATAGCAGCAAggtaataaattatgaattgcATGTAGCAATCAATTTCCCtgttttattcaaaatttaaaccGTCAATCTGAAAATTGTAACACAAAATCTGTGTCAATTTCACAAAAACAAATGAGGTCATCTATTAGTATCTCTTTCTCCTATTACTCACTATTGACCTCAAACATTGAAGCCCTCAGCACGGAGGCACAGTCGATGAGCCTCGATCCATTTTGCACAAGCCGATTCACCGTGCTCTACTATGCACTCATCTCGCAACCTTTTAGTGTCCGGGCAGGCACAGCAAATTTTCTTCTTTGGCTTTGTCTCTGCACCAGTTGCCGTGGTCGCCGAACCTTCATTTTTCTGTGACCCTTGTATGGCAAAGGCAGAGGAAGCACTTTGCAGTTGTGCACCACTCATTGTCTTGTACTCTCTAAAGAAcaaaataatgatgatgaataACATGTAACTCAGATAGAGGTCAAGCAAGAGTGGAGAGATTGAGAATACAAAACAAATgaaatttatttagataaacAAATTGACACTGGGACACATGCAATCGTAATAAACTTAATCCTGGACTTAGAAATAAACTTAATCGTAATAAACGTAATGAAGATTATACTCCTGTAATTATGTTAAATTGGATAAGTATTCATCGGCCTTTCTAAGATGGACATTTATACAAGATTCCTAGCAAGAAATCTAATGTATTCTTGATTGGTGAAATAATCACAAAAACCAGCTATTTTCGAAGTCTTATAACTTGGAGAACATGACAATAATCAAAGAACATGCATATTCCTCGGAGAGTTGGATTTATGTTACTGAAGCTACTTTCTGTTCCTTCAAATTAAATGTTACTATTCCATCTTTTTGCAATAATTGCTTTGGAGTAAAAGTCCAATTCTAAAACTAAAGATTAGAAGAATGATAACTTCTAAAAGCCCCATTATTATAGCCTATGAATTTAGATTAAATAATCCAAGTTCTAGATTGATTTCTACATAAATTCTCCCTATCATCAATCAATATAGACAGTGATCCAACTTATAACTTTGTCCCAGCAAGTTTGTTCTTCCAGATACAGCAATAATAAGAtttccctaaaccctaaacccaacAAATAACAACACCACCCACAGTGCGTATGAAAGCTCCGAATGCAAGAAACTGAATTAACCTTGATGACTTAAACTCCAAACTACTACAAAACTAAGacaaaaaacagtaccaccGAAGCAAATGCTCTTTCATCAAAAACAAGGTTTTAAAAAACAATCCCTGGGTGCAATTTCAGCTGCAACATCAGGGTTTTTCAGTCCCATTTGTCTGCAAAATCCCGCAACATCAAGGATATGGATTCCTTACTGCAATTTAAAACCCTGATCCCAACTACTCAACCTATACTGATATAAACccttttgaatttattttgtgaaaCAATTTTTTCTCCAAGAGGGGAATCTAACAGGAAAGTGGAGGAGCAGCAAGTACAGTGTTTTGCCCACAACGTTAAAGGGTTCAACAAATTTCCCCTCTTTCGTGAATAAGAAGCATAAATAAGCACACCACCACTACAACCaccaaaatccaaaaaaaaaatacccaaATGTGAAAGttacgataaaaaaaaaactttaaaccTGAACGCAACAATAGCACGGGAGGacttcgttgatcacggcgttTGCTACGGCGGCGGCGTGGCGGAGGGTAGGCGcaggagagagaaaagagaaaggtgcggtttttattttattttgaggtTAGGCTTACTTATATAAAACACGGACATGCAAACATGATGTTACTCTACAAAAATCTATTACTTATAACAAtatatacattattattttcaattaaataattttaattttttgttaaattaaaatagttatattattcaataaaaagtatGTAAGTATACAAtttcacaattaaaaaaatctgaACTAAATTGTAAATTATTTAACGGGAATTAATTCCTCTACGAATATTCTTGAGaaagtaatttatatataaggTTTTCATATTTAATGGACTATTTAACAGAATCAACTACTCCTAATTTTGACAATTTCTTCTTCCACCTACATATTTGCTCTACATAACTTCATAAATCTTacgatttgttttttttaaataattcataaacttttcaaactttaaaattcaaaatataaaattatattttaaattctaaagtttGAAATATActctttaaatttgaaaatacattATGAATTCTAGAATTcagaatataattttatttttcaaattttaaaattcataagatttttttttatttcaaaaataacttttaaactctagaatttaaaaagtattttttgttttgaaaatacATTATCAACTctaaaatttagaatacaattttttattcctAATTCTAAAGTTTGGaattttaaaatccaaaaaaacaGAAAGAAGGATGTCaatgaaaaaatgaagaaaatgacaAAGTTGTCATTTCACCTCttctatggaggtgcaggaagaaagcaTGGAGGTGCAGAGAGAAATTGCTTTGATTTTGACTTAACTCTActgataatttaaatattctttttactagtaataatttctaattgtcactgtaattaaaaacaacacCCCCTCAAGTAATTAACATCTCTAATTGTCACTGTAATTAAATAGGAATCATCAAGGATAGAATTGACATAATAGTTCCAATAAGTTTGAGTAGAGTTTATCAATGAGTTTATCAATTGACATATCATGTTATTACTTATAAAAGTGATTATATCTAAGGTAAATATGGATAATCACCACTTTCATAATCTCTACATGTTGAAAAATTAGTCTCAAAACTTCCATTGATGAGCATATTTTGCTTCAGCAAAATGCAAAATGAAGATCATAAAAAGGCATTTCCCTCACAACTGAGCTTAATTGCCATTCCAACTCAGCAAAGTTCTTCAATTACAGTAATCCACAACCTGAGTTCATCTGAGCCTATTCATGTTCTACTTTATCTAATGATACTCTACTTATGCTACTACTTTCATTGTCTCCTATTCTGACTTCAAAGCTAGCCCTTTGGTTGAAGTTTATCAGACAGATAGATAGGATACTTCATCAGTATTCAATCATCATCAGTATAATATTCCACCTGATTTTCCCATTTTGAATTCTTAAGAAGTGGAACAGAATCATAGATACCATTCTTCTCTCCAATGGTGAGTGAATTGCTGCTGCAGTTGAGCAAAATTTTCAGGACTTCCTTCATGGAAGGTCTACTAGCTGGCAGTGTTGCAGTGCACATGACCCCAAGTTTGAAGATGTTGCAGATTTCATCCATGTAACAAGCTTCCTTAATTTCTTTATCCAAAATATCTTCTACATCTGTCCCTAACTCAATGTGGCGCCACGACCATTCGGCCAGAGATGAGTATTCATCTCCATGATTAGCTTCTTTTCCAGTTGTCAGTTCCAGCAGAACAACTCCAAAGCTATAGACATCTATCTTCTCATTGACTCTTGTTGTTTGAGCATATTCTGCAAATCATACATGAAACAAAAGTTTATACTAGGCTTATGACAGAAAAATTAAATAGAGAATTTAACTCAAGCAACAACAATctatgtagcacagacactGATGGATACTGGACACGACACGGACACTTCGATATGTGTAATCTCCAAGATATAGGATAcgggacacaaatctatatattatattattatgaacTATATTAATTAACAATCAAGATTTATGTAAACAAGTATGACTGAGTTTTTTCTTTGTGGGAGAAAGATGTTTCACATGGTTGGTTCAAAAGgatttaattcttatttttataatcataataaaaacttatacaataagtttgctTGTGTAGAAATGACTGTATTtgtcctttttaaaattgtattggaACCGTACTATAATTGTTAGAGGTTCAAAAAGTATtgtttgaattggacacttcatcAAGATACGTGTTTTATGCGTGTCAGTGTCCGATATGTGTGTACAGAAACACTGTTTAGGAGGCGTGTCCAAGCTTCATAGATAGCAATACATTTGTAACTTGTTTTTACCTGGAGCAATATAGCCAAATGTGCCGGCCACAGCTGACATGGTAGCAAGTTCTTCTGGCTTCATCAACATCATGGCCAGACCAAAATCAGCAACTTTTGCATTGAATTTAGAATCCAACAGAATGTTACTTGTTTTCACATCGCGATGAACAACAGGTGGCAAGCAGTCATGATGCATATAGCACAAACCTTGTGCTGCTCCAATGGCTATATGTAATCTCTTTGGCCAATCAAGGACTGAACCTGGAGCTA
This region includes:
- the LOC137838180 gene encoding hexokinase-1-like produces the protein MGKLAAGVAVVCAAAACAAAALVVRHHMRSSGKWGRAVAIVREFEKQCGTPIAKLRLVADAIDVEMHAGLASEGGSKLKMLITFVDNLPSGDEKGLFYALDLGGTNFRTLRVQLGGKEKGVVNLESEEVSIPPHLMTGCSHELFDFIAAKLAKFVSSEPEEFHPAPGKQRELGFTFSFPVRQTSISSGTLIKWTKGFNIEDAVGEDVVGELTKSLEKIGLDMRVAALVNDTVGTVARARFSNQDVIAGVILGTGTNAAYVESAHAIPKWQGLLPKSGEMVINMEWGNFHSSHLPLTQYDKDLDSESLNPGEQIFEKIISGMYLGDIVRRVLLKMAEEADFFGDTVPPKLKIPLILRTPDMSAIHHDASSDLNVVGTKLKDILEINNTSLKMRKLVVELCDIVATRGARLSAAGIFGILKKIGRDTVKAEEKQKQKSVIALDGGLFEHYTEFRSSLESTLKELLGDEASDSVGIEHSNDGSGIGAALLAACNSQYLGVQDF
- the LOC137838178 gene encoding cytochrome c oxidase copper chaperone 1-like; the protein is MSGAQLQSASSAFAIQGSQKNEGSATTATGAETKPKKKICCACPDTKRLRDECIVEHGESACAKWIEAHRLCLRAEGFNV